The stretch of DNA CGCACCGTCGCCGACAGCCCGATGCGCTGTGCCGGAGTGTCGAGGAGCCGGTCGAGGCGCTCCAGCGACAACGCCAGGTGCGCGCCGCGCTTCGTGCCGGCCACCGCGTGCACTTCGTCGACGATGACCGTGTCGACCTGCGTCAGCGTCTCACGCGCGGCGGACGTCAGCATCAGGAACAGCGACTCGGGGGTGGTGATGAGGATGTCGGGCGGATTCTTGATCAGCGCCCGCCGGTCGCCGGCCGGTGTGTCGCCGGAGCGGACGCCCACCGAGATCTCCGGCGGCGTGAGCCCGAGCCGCTTGGCCGTCTGCGTGATCCCGACGAGCGGGGCGCGGAGGTTGCGTTCGACGTCGACACCGAGCGCCTTGAGCGGGGAGATGTAGAGGACCTTGGTCCTGCGGTCCTTACCGTCCGTCGCGGCGAGCTGGTCGAGGGACCACAGAAACGCGGACAGCGTCTTGCCCGAACCGGTCGGCGCGACGACCAGCGTGTGGGCCCGGCTGGCGATCGACTCCCACGCACCGAGCTGCGCGGCCGTCGGCGCGGGAAACGCACCGTCGAACCACTCACGGGTGGCGGCGGAGAACCTGCCCAGGACGTCGGTCACCGTTCCATACTGCACCGGGGGTCCGACAGGCGGCAGGGACATGCTGTGCGGTCCGCCGAACTGGTCGGTGGGTCGCAGTGTCATTCGCACATGAGTTCGACCGGGGGGCGGCAGATCAGGTGACGGAACACCTGACGGCATTGGCTACTGCCGTCACGGGGAGGGGAGAGGGATGAGCCCGGATTCCTTCGGGTTGTTCCTGGCGCCGGGTCGGCCGGCATGACCGGGCCGGGATCGACTGCGCCGCGGCAGTTCGCGTTCACCACCCGCGCCCACGTGGCGGTCGACGACATCACCGGCGAGCCGATCGGTCTCGACGACGTCGACACCCGGGTGGGGTGGTTGCTCGACCTGATCGCCGCGGCCGGCGCCGAGTTGACGGCACGGCTGTGGCAGCCGGTCACCTTCGACGTCCTCGCGGCCGGACGGGACCACCAGGACCGAAGGCTGCCCGCACAGGGGCACGTCGCCGCGGCCCGCCTCGGCTGGAACCCGCACTACCCGGACGGGGTGTACGTGCCCTCACGCGTGACCCGGGTGGTGACCGCGCAGGTGATGGCCACCCTGCGGATCCTCGCTTACCGGGACACCGCGATCACATCGCTCTCTCAGCGGTTCGACCCGGCCACGGGCGCTCTGGCGCCGCCGACCGAACCGGGCGACTGGGTGCCATTGGGTTTCGCCCGGGGCGTGCGGCGCCAGCTGATTGCCCGCGCCCGCCGCGAGGGCGGGGCACTGGCCGGTCGGTTGCGGATCACCGACATGCAGGGCCCGCCTCAGGTCGCGGCGATGGCCCGGCTGTCGGCCGCGGATCGACAACTCGCACACATCGCCGTCTCAGATGCCGTCATGACGTTGACGGTGAAGCTGCCGACCTGCCCGGTCCCGGCGGGGCGGGCGCAGTGGCGGCGGGTTCGGCTGACCGCCGCCATCCCCGGGCACCTGGACGGCCGGGCGGTCAGCGGCTGGCATCTGCCGACCCTGGTCCTCGACCAAAGGGGTCTGTTGTTGCGGTGCGCGGCGACCGAACTCGTCCCCGCCGCCGATCTGATGGCCGGCACGGTCGCGGTGGGGGTGGATTGGTCCCCGTCTACTCTCGGTGCCGCCGCCATCACCACCGAGAACCCGGACGGGTTGTCCTCGGACTTTCGGGGTTGGACGTACGACGACCGCGGCCTCGGGACCAAACTGGCCCGCCTGCAATCGGAGGGGCAGATGTTGCACCGCAAGGCCGCTCGGCTGACGCAACTGGCCACCAACGCCGAACCCGAGGTCCGCACCAGGCTGGAGGCGAAGATCGCCGTCCTCGGCGCCCACCGCACCGCGGTGGGTGCCAAGCGGGGAAAGATCAACCGGGAATTGGGATTCCACTTCGCCCGCCAGACCGTCGACTACGCCGCCTCGGCGGGGGCGACGGTGATCGCGGTGGAGGATCTGATCACCCCGCCGGGTCCGCCGCAGCCTGCCCACCGTGACACCGCGGATGGGGGTGACACGTCCATCTCCCACGCCCGCCACGCCAGTGGCAGACAGTATGAGATCTACGTAGACGCTGGGCGACCACCAGCGCGCCACCCGGTGACGCGTTCGCGGGACGCACCGAATGGATACCGCCACCGCTCATCGACCCGGCCAGAAGACCGCGAATCAACCACCGACACCATGCCGGTGAGCTGATCGATCGTGCTTGCCGGAGGCTGCGTGACCGAGCGAAGTGCCCAAGCCGAGGCCTGTAGTCACACAGTCGCGAGATCCGCGGCAGGTACTGCTGCCGGGACGAACGACGGTGTCGGCAACTCGACGGTGGCGGGTTCGTGTCCGGAGACCACCACGTAGGCGCCCGCAGCGAGTAGCGCGAGGGCAACTGCGCCGATCATCCTGAACACGTTGTCTCGCTTCGGTCGAAGGGCGTTGCGGCACCGGTCGAGCGGTCAGACCCTAGACGACGGCACCGACAGCTACGGTGGAGTCATGACTGCTGCGGGGGACAGCCACGAACTCGACCGACTCCGGGAGACCGCACAGGTTCGCCTCGAGAAGGCGGTGGGCGACGGGCGCCTGACGCTGGAGGAGTACTCGGAGCAGGCCGCCGTCGTGTGGTCACGTGACGCCGACCTCGCGCGCCTCCGGCAACTCGTTCCCGTCGACACACCCCCGCCGCCCGTGTCGCGACCTCAGTCCACCCTCATCGGAATCTTCGGCGACACCCGGCGTTCCGGTCGCTGGTCACTCGCCGTGAAGACATTGGCTCTCCTTCTCTTCGGCGACGTGAAGCTCGACCTCCGGTCTGCCGTGATCGGCGCGCGCACATCGACGATCACCCTCGTCACCCTGTTCGGGGACAGCACGATCACCGTTCCGGAAGGCGTGCACGTCGAGGTGGGAGGATTCGACCTGTTCGGAGACCGCGAACTCGACGCCGGCGCACAGGATCCCGGGCCCGGAGCCCCGGCAATCCGCGTGGTGTCGTACTCGCTGTTCGGTGACCTCAGGGTACGCACCCGCTAGTTTCGCGGCTCGCGCTCCAACGGAACGGTGCCGACAGGTAGGCACGCGCAGCTTCGGCGGCCACGAACTCGATTCCGGCGCACAGGATCCTACACCAGGCGAGGGAGCGTCAGAGGGGAGAAAGGCGGGCCCGGAGCAGGCAGAATTCGTTTCCTTCGGGATCGGCGAGGACGTGCCAGGGCTCTTCTCCGGTCTGGCCGATGTCGGCAGCGCGTGCTCCCAGCTTCAGGAGGCGTTCGAGTTCGGCGTCCTGATCGCGGTCGGTGGCGTTGACGTCGATGTGCAGCCGGGGTTTCCCGGGCTCCGGTGCGTCGCGGCGGCTGAGGATGATCGTCGGCTGTGGGCCGCCGAACCCTTCGCGTGGCCCGATCTCGATGCTTCCGTCGCCCTCGCGGTCGAGGACCACGAAGTCCAGGACCTCGCACCAGAACCGGGCCAGCACCTCGGGGTCGCGGCAACCGAGCACGAGTTCACTGATGCGGCATGCCATGGACGAAACCTGCTTTCAGCGTCGGAACTGCCAGGGTGTGGGAGACAACGCACTAGTCGTGGCCGAGGCGTTCCAGCAAGGCGGACTTGATCGCCGGACGTCCCGCTGCGACGAGCGTGAAGGTGGCTTCACGCATCAGTCGTTCCGCCGTGTTCCCCGCGAGCAGTGCGGAACTGCCTTTCGCGGTGACGAGGGCGGTGGCGGTGCGGATGGCGAGTTCCGAAGCGCGGGCCCGAGCTTCGGCGATCTCCGCACGGCCTTCCAGTGCCGCGTTCAGGTCGAGACGTGCCCGGGCGGCCTGCTCCTCGAACGGGTCCGCGTCTACGCCGAACGCCTGCAGTTCGCTGATCGCTCGCCGGGCGATCCCCATCGCCATGCACCCGTTGATCCACGACCCGAACAGCTGGCTCTTCGCGAAGTCCTCGGGGGAGACCACGGCGCTGACCAGATCCCGCGGCACGGCGAGGCCGTCGAATGTCAGCCGGACCGTGTTGGAACCGCGGGCCGCGATCAGCGGGAGTTCCTCGGCGGTCAGTCCGCGCAGCGGTTGTGCAGGAATGATGACGTGCACGATGGAGTCGTCGAATTCGTCGCGCGCCGACACCTGGAGCAGATCGACGATGCCCCAGCCGGTGACGAACGGCGACACTCCGTCGAGCACGTATCCGTCGTCGACGCTGCGTGCCCACAGGGTGGGCGGGACGGGAATCGCTCCGGCCAGGGCGACGCCGGCCCGCACCGTGCCGTCGACGAGTCCGTCGAGGTACCGATCCTGCAGGGTCGTGTTCGGCGAACCGGCGAGACCGGCGACGACGCCGTGATGCTGCATCCACGTGAACGCCGTCGCGAGGCAGCCGCCGCACAACGTCTCCATCACGTCGACCAGCACCGACGGCGTCACACCCTCTTCGCCGGGTGCCGCGAGTCCGTAGAAGCCGTCGGCGGCGAGAGTCTCGAAGTGACTGTCGGGAATCTCGCCGTCGGCATCGACGCTGTCGGCCACCGGGAACAGCACGTTCTCGGCGATCTCACGCGCCATCTCGGTCCAGTTGCTCACGCCCCGAGAGTAGCCGGTCGACGGCGTCGATCAGGTGAACTCGACCCCCTGCGCGAGCGGGAGTCGATCGGAGTAGTTGACGGTGTTCGTCGCACGGCGCATGTAGGCCTTCCACGCGTCGGATCCGGACTCGCGGCCGCCGCCCGTCTCCTTCTCCCCGCCGAACGCCCCGCCGATCTCCGCCCCCGAGGTGCCGATGTTGACGTTCGCGATGCCGCAATCGGAACCGTCAGCCGCCAGGAACTTCTCGGCCTCACGCTGATCGGTGGTGAAGATCGACGACGAAAGACCCTGGGGCACTTCGTTGTGCAACGCGATCGCCTGGTCGAATTCTTCGTAGGTGAGCACGTAGAGGATCGGTGCGAACGTCTCCTCCCGCACCACCGACGTCTGCGCGGGCATCCGGACGAGGGCCGGCGAGACGTAGTAGGCGGAGTCGCTGCCACCGCTGCGTTCGCCGCCGCAGACGACGGTGCCGCCGTCGGCGCGGGCCTTGTCCAGCGCTGTCTGCATCGCCTCGAACGCGGCTCGGTTCACCAGCGGGCCGACGAGGACGCCGTCGTCGAACGGGTTCCCGACCTTCAACTGTCCGTATGCCGAAGAGATGCGCTCCACCAGTTCGTCGGCGACGGACGAGTGCACGATCAACCGTCGCAGGGACGTGCAGCGTTGTCCCGCAGTGCCCGCGGCGGAGAACACGACTCCCCGCACGGTCAGGTCCAGATCGGCGGACGGCGCCACCACCGCCGCGTTGTTGCCGCCCAGTTCGAGCAGGCACTTGCCGAAACGCGCGGCGACGCGAGGCCCCACGGCGCGACCCATCCGCACCGAACCGGTGGCGCTGACCAGCGCGACGCGCGCGTCGTCGACGAGCCGCTCGCCGACGTCCCCCGCGCCCTGGATCAGGGCGTGGAGGCCGGCGGGTGCACCGACGTCGCGGGCCGCCCGCGCCAGCAGGGCGTCGCAGGCGATCGCCGTCAGCGGCGTCCGGTCCGACGGCTTCCATACCACGGTGTCGCCGCAGACCAGTGCGATCGCGGTATTCCACGACCACACGGCCACGGGGAAGTTGAACGCCGAGATCACCCCGACCACTCCCAGCGGGTGCCACGTCTCCATCAGCCGATGTCCCGGACGTTCCGACGCCATCGTCTTGCCGTACAACTGGCGGGACAGACCGACCGCGAATTCGCAGATGTCGATCATCTCCTGCACTTCGCCCTGCGCCTCGGACGGAATCTTGCCGGCCTCGAGTGTGACCAGTTCCGCCAGATCGGTCTTGTTGTCCGTCAGAAGCTGACCGAGGCGACGCACCACGGCGCCGCGCTGGGGGGCGGGGACGGAACGCCACTCGAGGAAGGCGTCGTGGGCCGCGGTGATCGCCCGGTCCACGTCCTCCATGCTGCTCGCCGTCACTGTGCGCAGTTCGGTCCCGGTGATCGGTGTGCGGGCGACGAGCGGTCCGCCGCCGTCGGTGATCTCGGCGCCGCACCTGATCAGTGCTTCCTCGGCGCGCCGGCACAACTCCTCGGGGGCGGGAAGGTTCACGATGCTGTCCTCTCTCGGGAATGGTCCTGCTGCTGTCGGTAGAGCGTGAACGGGTCGTGCACCGCCCGGCCGAGTGTCTCGGAGAGCCACGCTAGGTGGTCGGGGCCGGAGCCGGCCGGCATCGGCGCGAAATCCTCGTAGAGGATCGGCTCCGCGACGTGGCCGTCGCCGGTGCGGCGGTGAGTGAAGTACGCCAGCTCTCCGGCCTCCAGTTCCGCTTTCGTCTGCGGGAACTCGTCCACCCCGCGGGCGGGATTGTCGTACAGCGCCCGCCCCCTGGGTGTCAGTGCGATGCCGCGAGATTCCGCGACGAGGACGCCGCCCGGTGTGCCGGCGGCGCCGAACGACACGCGCCGGAGGAGCACATCCTGGCCACCCCGGGCGGGCCTGCGGTCGGTGTCGTCGATCGTTCTCAGGCCGTGCCGCGCCGACCGGCGGCACAGTTCGTCGATGTCGAAGACCCGCGGTGCGAGGTGCGCGACTCGCACGCCGGTGCGCCCGCCGAGGTCGGCGGCGACGGGTGCGACACGGTCGAGCGCGGAGAGCCACGATCGGTCGGCCGCGGCGTCCGACGGTGCGAAGGCCGTGGCCGCGAGTGCGACGAACCGTTCGGCCGTCGGCGCCGTCAGCCCGCCCTCCTCGGCCGCGAGCGCGGCCAGGTGCAGCAGCTCGGTGGGAAACACGGCGCGGGCGGCGAGGACATTCTCGAGTCGGTGCTGGAGATCGCAGTCGAAGAACCGGCGATCGGCGGTGGTGAGCATCGACGTGAACATCCCGAACGGGTTGCGGGCCAGTTCGATCGGGTCGACCGGACGAAATCCCGTCGAGACGACGGGCGCGGGATCGGGTGCGGCGCGCAGGTCGTAGCAGCCGACGGGGTGCATCCCGAAGCCCGAGAACAGGATGGCGGCCTGGCGAAGCTCGGTGGGCCCACCGAGCCGGATCTCGCCGTGGCGTTCCACGGTGATCCGGGTGAGGCCACCCCGGAGTTCGGCGTCGGCCGGGTTTCTCACCGCGAAGTCCGCATTGATCTCGTCGGCAACCTCGACCAGCGTGTCGTAGGCCGGAACCGTCCGGCCGTACGCCGCGCCCAGTGCGCGGGCGAAGCGGGCGCGGAGCTCCCACGTTTCAACCAAGATGCACCTCCGCTGGGCTAGCCTGCGCTGGTGGTGGAATCTTTCCGTAGCGACGCACCCCATACTCCTCTCGACGACATCGATCGGGTACTGATGCAGGAGCTGGTGGCCGACGGCAGAGCGACTCTGGCGACACTCGCCGAGAAGGCCGGGCTGTCGATCTCCGCAGTGCAGTCCAGGGTGCGCAGGCTCGAGGCCCGCAAAGTGATCCGGGGGTACACCGCGAAGATCGATCCGGATGCGCTCGGGCAGGGTCTGTCCGCATTCGTCGCGATCACCCCTCTCGATCCGTCGCAGCCCGACGACGCGCCCGCCCGGTTGCGTAACCTCCCGGCGATCGAGGCGTGCCACTCGGTCGCGGGGGAGGAGAGCTACGTGCTGCTGGTGCGCGTCGCCTCGCCGCGGGAGCTGGAACACCTTCTGCAGGAGATCCGCGCCACCGCCAACGTCCATACGCGCAGCACCATCATCTTGCAAACATTTTACGACAAGTGAGCTCTGTGCCGGATATGTTGCCGAATAGTCGCCGGCAGGCAGGAATTTTGACGTAATCTCTCGGTATGAGTACAGCGATTCGTTTTACCGGAGATGGGGGCGAGCTGCCGGCGAGCCAGGTGCACGACGTGCTGCGCGAGCGCATTCTGGTCGACGGGTTCGACCTGGTACTCGACCTGGACCGCTCACGCGGCACCCATCTCGTCGATCAGCGGGACGGGACCAGCTATCTGGACATGTTCGGTTTCTTCGCATCGTCGGCCCTGGGGATGAACCACCCCGCACTGGCGGACGACGACGCCTTTCGCCGCGAACTGGCGGCGGCGGCGGTCAACAAACCGAGCAACTCCGACATCTACACCGTCCCGATGGCACGGTTCGTCGAGACGTTCGCCCGGGTGCTGGGCGATCCCGCGCTGCCGCATCTCTTCTTCATCGACGGTGGCGCCCTGGCCGTCGAGAACGCGCTGAAGGTGGCGTTCGACTGGAAGAGCAGGCTCAACGAGAGCCGGGGCCTCGACCCGGCGCTCGGCACGAAGGTGCTCCACCTGACGGAGGCCTTCCACGGGCGCAGCGGATACACCATGTCGCTCACCAACACCGAGCCCGGCAAGGTGGCGCGGTACCCCAAGTTCGACTGGCCGCGCATCGACTCCCCATACCTCGCGGACGGGCGGGAGGTCGAGGAAGCCGAACGCCGCGCTCTGGATCAGGCGCGTCGCGCGTTCGCCGAGAACCCCTCGGACGTGGCCTGTTTCATCGCCGAGCCGATCCAGGGTGAGGGCGGAGACCACCATTTCCGCCCGGAATTCTTCCAGGCGATGGAGGCGCTCTGCCGCGAGAACGACGCGCTCTTCGTCTTCGACGAGGTGCAGACCGGGTGCGGTCTCACCGGAACCGCCTGGGCGTACCAGCAACTGGGGGTGCACCCCGACGTCGTCGCGTTCGGCAAGAAGACCCAGGTCTGCGGAATCATGGCCGGCGGCAGGGTGGACGACATCCCCGACAACGTGTTCGCCGTCAGCTCACGGATCAACTCGACCTGGGGTGGCAACCTCACCGACATGGTGCGTTCCCGCCGGATCCTCGAAGTCGTCGAGGCGGATCGGCTCGTCGACCGGGCCCGCCTGACGGGGGCACACCTTCTCGGACGGCTGCGGGAACTCGCGCGGGCGAACTCCGACGTGACCGAGCCGCGGGGCCGTGGCCTGATGTGCGCGATCACGCTCCCGACCCCGCAGCGGCGGGACCGGGTCGTCGCCGATCTCCGGGACCGGGAGCAGGTGCTGATCCTGCCGACCGGCAAGCGTGGGATCAGGTTCCGTCCACCGCTGACGGTGACGACCGCGGAACTCGACGCCGCCGTGGATGCACTGGCCCGGGTGCTGGGCGGTACCGTCGACGCATGACGCCGATTCCGCTCACGTCCGTGCCCAATCTGCGAGACGTCGGCGGCTACCGAACCGGGGACGGCGCGAAGGTGCGCACCGGTGTGTTCTACCGTTCGACCGATCTCAGCCGGGTCGCAGACACGGACCTGCCGGTGCTCGACGGCCTCGGGATCCGGACGGTGTACGACCTGCGGACCGCCGACGAGCGAGACGCCGCCCCCGACATACTCCCGAACGGGGCCCGCGCGGTCGCGTTGGACGTGCTCGCCGACAAGGGGATCCGGTCGATCCCCGCGCAGATGCTGCAGGTGATCGCCGACCCGATGATCGCCGAACGCGAACTCGGCGGCGGCCGCGCCATCGAGTACTTCGAGGGCAGCTACCGCGACTTCGTCGTGATGCCCAGCGCGGTGTCCTCGTACCGGGAACTGTTCGGCGGTCTGGCGTCGAACGGCAACACGCCCGCCCTCGTGCACTGCACCACCGGGAAGGACCGAACGGGGTGGGCCACGGCGGCACTGCTGCTGCTCCTCGGCGTCGGTGAGGACGACGTGTTCCATGACTACCTGCTGACCAACGAACTCCTGCTGCCGGCGTTCGCCGGAGTGTTCGAGAAATTCGTGGAGGCGGGTGGAGATCCGGCGTTGCTCGAGCCCGTGCTCGGGGTCCGCGAGCAGTATCTGCAGGTATCGCTGGCCGCCATGCGTGAGCGGTACGCGACGATCGAGCGGTACTTCTCCGACGGACTCGGCCTCGACGCGGGAGTTCAGACTCTGCTGCGGGAGCGCATGATCGCGGACTGAGCGGACAACCCGATCGCCACACCCACCATGTCCGCGCAGAGATCCCAGACCGAACCGTGCCTGCCGATCGGCAGCACGCCCTGCAGTATCTCGGTGATCACCGCGAATGCGGCCAACCAGAGCACCGTGATCCGTGGCGTCAGGAGGGCATACCTGGAGGCGGCCGCCAGCGCCGCGAACAGCAGGGCGTGCACCACCTTGTCAGCATGTTCGGGACCCGACGGCGTCGCGGATGCGGGGGACAGCAACATGACCAGCGCCAGCATGGTGAGGGCCGCCACCGGAACGGAACGCACAGTCACCGCTGCACCGTGAACCCCAGTGCGCCCTCCGCGAACCGTTGCACCGCATCCGACCCGCTCGCGAGCGCATCCTCGTGACCGGCGCGCGCCCACCCGGTCAGGGTCGCGCATTCACCCGACGGAGTGATCCCCACCTCGGCGAGCAGTTCGCCGGTGTTGGGCTGGCAGATCGCCCACGAATAGTGCTCGTCGCTTCGCCACTGCGCCGTGCGGCGGGCGACGTAGCCGGGTTCGGTAATTCCACCGTCCGCGAGCGCCGGACGATCGTCGACCCGCTCGTCCTCGCGCAGCGCGCGAAGGTACCAGCCGCCCGCATTGACCTCGACCGGTTCCATGTCAGCGGTCCCGATCGCGACGACCGCGGCGGCGATCCCGATCGTGCCGGTCGTCGCGGGTCCCGAACAGGATGGCGCCGGCGGCGGGGATCATCAGGAAGAACAGCCAGCTGTTGTCGACGGGGACGACGAAGAACAGCACGAGGGCGACGAGCGGGATCACCGACATCACGATGCGACGCCAGTTCTGGTCGCGGTCGGTGTCCGCTGCCTCGGCCTTCGCAGGCGCCGGGGCAGTGGTCGCGGGGAGGTCGGTGAACACGCGGTCGAGCTCGCCGCGGGTGGTGGCATTCGTGACCGCGAGACTGCGCTCGTCGAACTCGGGGACCGTCAGACGGCCCGCCGCGAAATGTTCGCTCAACGAGTTCAGGGCCTGCTCACGTTCGGCAGTGCCGATACGGATCTCGGGAACGTCAGACATGCGTACAGACTACTGCCGCCCCTTGTGAGTACTTGTCAACCGTGGGCGGTTGACAAGTACTCACAAGCGCTATTTGAGCTCTGCGAGGACGGTGCCCTGGGTGATGGCGGCGCCGGGTTCGACGGCGAGGCCGGTGACGGTGCCGGCCTTGTGGGCGTTGACGGGGTTTTCCATTTTCATGGCCTCGAGGACGGCGATGAGGTCGCCCTCGGCGACCTGTTGGCCTTCTTCGACGGCGACCTTGACGACGGTGCCCTGCATGGGGGCGGTGACGGCGTCACCGGAGGCGGCGCCGCCGTGGGCGCCGCCGCGGGTGCGGGCCTTGGGCTTCTTCCGGACCGCCCCGGCCGCGGTACCGCTGCCGGTGCCGAGGGTGAATTGTCCGGGCAGCGACACCTCGACGCGGCGGCCGCCGACCTCGACGACGACGTTCTGCCGGGGCAGGTTCTCCTCGTCGTCGAGGGGTTGGCCGCCGGTGAAGGGTTCGACCTGGTTGTCCCATTCGGTTTCGATCCACTTGGTGTAGACGTCGAATGAGGTGCCGTCGCCGATGTAGGCGGGGTCGGCGACGATGGCCCGGTGGAACGGGATGACCGTCGCCAGGCCCTCGACCTGGAATTCGGCGAGGGCGCGGCGGGCGCGGGCGAGGGCTTCGTCGCGGGTGGCGCCGGTGACGATGAGTTTGGCGAGCATGGAGTCGAACTGGCCGCCGATCACCGACCCGGTTTCGACGCCGGAGTCCATCCGGACGCCGGGGCCGGTGGGCGGGACGAATTTGGTGACCGGGCCGGGGGCGGGCAGGAACCCGCGGCCGGCGTCCTCGCCGTTGATGCGGAATTCGAAGGCGTGTCCGCGGGGGGTGGGGTCCTCGGTGATGTCCAGTTTTTCGCCGTTGGCGATTTTGAACTGTTGCAGCACCAGGTCGATGCCGGCGGTTTCCTCGGTGACGGGGTGTTCGACCTGCAGGCGGGTGTTGACCTCGAGGAAGGAGACGGTGTCGCCCTGGACGAGGTATTCGACGGTGCCGGCGCCGTAGTAGCCGGCCTCTTTGCAGATGGCCTTGGCGGAGGAGTGGATGCGGGCGCGTTGGTCGTCGGTGAGGAACGGGGCGGGGGCCTCTTCGACGAGTTTCTGGAAGCGGCGTTGCAGGGAGCAGTCGCGGGTGCCGGCGACGATGACGTTGCCGTGCTGGTCGGCGATGACCTGCGCTTCGACGTGCCGGGCCTTGTCCAGATACTGTTCGACGAAGCATTCGCCGCGGCCGAACGCGGCGACGGCCTCGCGGGTGGCGGAGTCGAACAGTTCGGGGATTTCCTCGATGGTGTGGGCGACCTTCATGCCGCGCCCGCCGCCGCCGAACGCGGCCTTGATGGCGACGGGGACACCGTATTCCTTCGCGAAGGCGACGACCTCGTCGGCGTTCTTGACGGGGTCCTTGGTGCCGGCGGCCATCGGGGCCTTGGCCTTTTCGGCGATGTGGCGGGCGGTGACCTTGTCGCCGAGGTCGCGGATCGATTGGGGGGAGGGGCCGATCCAGATCAGGCCGGCGTCGAGGACGGCCTGGGCGAAGTCGGCGTTTTCGGAGAGGAAGCCGTAGCCGGGGTGGATGGCGTCGGCGCCGGATTTGGTGGCGGCGTCCAGGATTTTGTCGAAGACGAGGTAGGACTCGGCGGAGGTCTGTCCGCCGAGGGCGAAGGCTTCGTCGGCCAGGCGCACGAACGGGGCGTCGGCGTCGGGTTCGGCGTAGACGGCGACGCTGGCCAGGCCGGCGTCGGCGGCGGCCCGGATCACCCGCACTGCGATCTCACCGCGGTTCGCGACGAGCACCTTCGTGATGTGCGCGCTGGCATGACTGGGCACTGAGCCTCCTGTGGTTCGCATGGTCTGTCTCCGCGGTGGTCCCCGGGGGTGTTCACCGGCGGTGGGTTACGGCATCACTTCGGAGTCTAGGCACCGAACCGATCGGTGTTGCCACCGGACCGAAATTTGCCGTCAGGCCTGTCCGACGCTG from Rhodococcus opacus B4 encodes:
- a CDS encoding LiaF domain-containing protein; protein product: MTAAGDSHELDRLRETAQVRLEKAVGDGRLTLEEYSEQAAVVWSRDADLARLRQLVPVDTPPPPVSRPQSTLIGIFGDTRRSGRWSLAVKTLALLLFGDVKLDLRSAVIGARTSTITLVTLFGDSTITVPEGVHVEVGGFDLFGDRELDAGAQDPGPGAPAIRVVSYSLFGDLRVRTR
- a CDS encoding tyrosine-protein phosphatase, which codes for MTPIPLTSVPNLRDVGGYRTGDGAKVRTGVFYRSTDLSRVADTDLPVLDGLGIRTVYDLRTADERDAAPDILPNGARAVALDVLADKGIRSIPAQMLQVIADPMIAERELGGGRAIEYFEGSYRDFVVMPSAVSSYRELFGGLASNGNTPALVHCTTGKDRTGWATAALLLLLGVGEDDVFHDYLLTNELLLPAFAGVFEKFVEAGGDPALLEPVLGVREQYLQVSLAAMRERYATIERYFSDGLGLDAGVQTLLRERMIAD
- a CDS encoding acyl-CoA dehydrogenase family protein encodes the protein MSNWTEMAREIAENVLFPVADSVDADGEIPDSHFETLAADGFYGLAAPGEEGVTPSVLVDVMETLCGGCLATAFTWMQHHGVVAGLAGSPNTTLQDRYLDGLVDGTVRAGVALAGAIPVPPTLWARSVDDGYVLDGVSPFVTGWGIVDLLQVSARDEFDDSIVHVIIPAQPLRGLTAEELPLIAARGSNTVRLTFDGLAVPRDLVSAVVSPEDFAKSQLFGSWINGCMAMGIARRAISELQAFGVDADPFEEQAARARLDLNAALEGRAEIAEARARASELAIRTATALVTAKGSSALLAGNTAERLMREATFTLVAAGRPAIKSALLERLGHD
- a CDS encoding Lrp/AsnC family transcriptional regulator, producing MVESFRSDAPHTPLDDIDRVLMQELVADGRATLATLAEKAGLSISAVQSRVRRLEARKVIRGYTAKIDPDALGQGLSAFVAITPLDPSQPDDAPARLRNLPAIEACHSVAGEESYVLLVRVASPRELEHLLQEIRATANVHTRSTIILQTFYDK
- the lat gene encoding L-lysine 6-transaminase; translated protein: MSTAIRFTGDGGELPASQVHDVLRERILVDGFDLVLDLDRSRGTHLVDQRDGTSYLDMFGFFASSALGMNHPALADDDAFRRELAAAAVNKPSNSDIYTVPMARFVETFARVLGDPALPHLFFIDGGALAVENALKVAFDWKSRLNESRGLDPALGTKVLHLTEAFHGRSGYTMSLTNTEPGKVARYPKFDWPRIDSPYLADGREVEEAERRALDQARRAFAENPSDVACFIAEPIQGEGGDHHFRPEFFQAMEALCRENDALFVFDEVQTGCGLTGTAWAYQQLGVHPDVVAFGKKTQVCGIMAGGRVDDIPDNVFAVSSRINSTWGGNLTDMVRSRRILEVVEADRLVDRARLTGAHLLGRLRELARANSDVTEPRGRGLMCAITLPTPQRRDRVVADLRDREQVLILPTGKRGIRFRPPLTVTTAELDAAVDALARVLGGTVDA
- a CDS encoding L-piperidine-6-carboxylate dehydrogenase, giving the protein MNLPAPEELCRRAEEALIRCGAEITDGGGPLVARTPITGTELRTVTASSMEDVDRAITAAHDAFLEWRSVPAPQRGAVVRRLGQLLTDNKTDLAELVTLEAGKIPSEAQGEVQEMIDICEFAVGLSRQLYGKTMASERPGHRLMETWHPLGVVGVISAFNFPVAVWSWNTAIALVCGDTVVWKPSDRTPLTAIACDALLARAARDVGAPAGLHALIQGAGDVGERLVDDARVALVSATGSVRMGRAVGPRVAARFGKCLLELGGNNAAVVAPSADLDLTVRGVVFSAAGTAGQRCTSLRRLIVHSSVADELVERISSAYGQLKVGNPFDDGVLVGPLVNRAAFEAMQTALDKARADGGTVVCGGERSGGSDSAYYVSPALVRMPAQTSVVREETFAPILYVLTYEEFDQAIALHNEVPQGLSSSIFTTDQREAEKFLAADGSDCGIANVNIGTSGAEIGGAFGGEKETGGGRESGSDAWKAYMRRATNTVNYSDRLPLAQGVEFT
- a CDS encoding 2-oxoadipate dioxygenase/decarboxylase family protein; the encoded protein is MVETWELRARFARALGAAYGRTVPAYDTLVEVADEINADFAVRNPADAELRGGLTRITVERHGEIRLGGPTELRQAAILFSGFGMHPVGCYDLRAAPDPAPVVSTGFRPVDPIELARNPFGMFTSMLTTADRRFFDCDLQHRLENVLAARAVFPTELLHLAALAAEEGGLTAPTAERFVALAATAFAPSDAAADRSWLSALDRVAPVAADLGGRTGVRVAHLAPRVFDIDELCRRSARHGLRTIDDTDRRPARGGQDVLLRRVSFGAAGTPGGVLVAESRGIALTPRGRALYDNPARGVDEFPQTKAELEAGELAYFTHRRTGDGHVAEPILYEDFAPMPAGSGPDHLAWLSETLGRAVHDPFTLYRQQQDHSRERTAS
- a CDS encoding VOC family protein, which codes for MACRISELVLGCRDPEVLARFWCEVLDFVVLDREGDGSIEIGPREGFGGPQPTIILSRRDAPEPGKPRLHIDVNATDRDQDAELERLLKLGARAADIGQTGEEPWHVLADPEGNEFCLLRARLSPL
- a CDS encoding VanZ family protein — encoded protein: MRSVPVAALTMLALVMLLSPASATPSGPEHADKVVHALLFAALAAASRYALLTPRITVLWLAAFAVITEILQGVLPIGRHGSVWDLCADMVGVAIGLSAQSAIMRSRSRV